A part of Helicoverpa zea isolate HzStark_Cry1AcR chromosome 17, ilHelZeax1.1, whole genome shotgun sequence genomic DNA contains:
- the LOC124638294 gene encoding uncharacterized protein LOC124638294, producing MILWSVESAVLDPALYLSPSPPLTDTKDTITAAELWNLPLDSRMARETRDGLPQDIEERPASKRIPHPLEKAKFFWPSLRSSNYRTGSGNVQVPLTFNLSGLYGKYSPGTIGSSGVIGSSYGTISEVGGTVVSGLAGSGYGKYRTYSGLRIYGGENGPAWSGWGNGRWGNYGKG from the exons ATGATCCTCTGGTCGGTCGAAAGCGCGGTACTAGATCCAGCCCTCTACTTATCCCCGAGTCCACCGCTGACGGACACCAAGGATACTATTACTGCAGCTGAGCTATGGAACCTGCCTTTGGACAGCAGGATGGCTAGAGAAACAAGAGATGGCCTGCCTCAGGATATTGAAGAAA GACCAGCATCAAAAAGGATACCACATCCACTGGAAAAAGCGAAATTTTTTTGGCCATCGCTTCGTTCTTCTAACTACAGAACTGGCTCAGGCAATGTCCAGGTTCCTTTAACATTCAACCTATCAGGACTGTACGGGAAATATTCTCCCGGGACTATAGGGTCGTCTGGCGTGATCGGCAGCTCTTATGGGACGATATCCGAAGTTGGTGGAACAGTGGTCTCTGGTCTAGCTGGCAGTGGTTATGGAAAATATAGAACGTATTCTGGATTGAGAATCTACGGTGGGGAAAATGGGCCAGCATGGAGCGGGTGGGGCAACGGAAGATGGGGGAACTATGGTAAAGGATAA
- the LOC124638095 gene encoding uncharacterized protein LOC124638095: MIEFPVQIPFIRSVVLQTFYFPTMVSAVVLLTLLPAWVSCAGEGNIKLLEDEVAVALKSCSYPDDIPSSKESAPKDRQRRSDDSYDGSPRIDDNMKQGSRYSHERRNTNDSGDQLQVINATNDDYDGYGSGDTGEKLLTSMPRPASANNKANMRNHSRTRRSEPLLKPETDQCLSQCVFANLQVVDTRGIPREAELWNKVQSSVTSQQSRSALHDQIRACFQELQSEAEDNGCSYSNKLERCLMLRFADRKVDGKASTQKPASTEKT; this comes from the exons ATGATCGAGTTTCCTGTACAGATACCATTTATACGCTCGGTTGTAttgcaaacattttatttcccTACCATGGTGTCTGCCGTGGTACTTCTCACGCTGCTACCTGCCTGGGTGTCGTGTGCCGGAGAAGGGAACATCAAGTTACTAGAAGATGAAGTAGCTGTGGCCTTGAAATCATGTTCATACCCTGACGATATACCAAGTTCTAAAGAATCTGCACCAAAGGACCGCCAACGGCGTTCTGACGACTCTTACGATGGATCTCCTCGAATTGATGACAATATGAAGCAAGGAAGTCGGTACAGCCACGAGAGGAGGAACACCAATGACAGTGGGGATCAGCTACAAGTGATCAATGCTACAAATGATGACTACGACGGTTACGGTAGTGGGGACACGGGAGAAAAGTTGCTGACCTCAATGCCCCGTCCAGCATCAGCAAACAATAAAGCGAATATGAGAAATCATAGTAGAACAAGACGAAGTGAGCCACTGTTGAAACCAGAAACCGATCAG tgCCTCAGCCAATGTGTGTTCGCCAATTTGCAAGTG GTGGACACTCGAGGCATTCCCCGCGAGGCTGAGCTGTGGAACAAAGTGCAGTCTTCCGTGACGTCACAGCAATCCCGGTCTGCGCTGCATGATCAGATACGCGCATGCTTTCAGGAGTTGCAATCAG AGGCTGAAGACAATGGATGTTCCTACTCAAACAAGCTAGAGAGGTGCTTGATGCTTCGCTTTGCCGACCGCAAAGTTGACGGCAAAGCCAGCACTCAGAAACCAGCTTCTACCGAAAAgacatga
- the LOC124638096 gene encoding eukaryotic translation elongation factor 1 epsilon-1, translating into MSVCNVEVIKQIGKYYNVPVGTVCYNTDKVLTTVLNKQSIEGFATIVLKLASSSGIKLNQEQMLLSYQWLEHIAMYANQAAANPAFAQGFLKDINKALEKNTYLTGQSLNVTDVAAYYVLYPLIERLSITEREGLMHLCRWTRHIQAQPRVCTNQAPLTLNTLNLSILAPAVH; encoded by the exons ATGAGCGTCTGTAACGTTGAAGTAATCAAGCAAATTGGGAAATATTATAATGTGCCGGTTGGCACCGTATGTTACAATACTGATAAG GTACTCACCACAGTATTAAACAAACAGAGCATAGAAGGTTTTGCTACAATAGTACTGAAGTTAGCTTCGAGCAGTGGAATCAAACTGAATCAAGAACAGATGTTGCTTAGCTACCAGTGGCTAGAGCACATAGCTATGTATGCCAACCAGGCTGCGGCTAACCCTGCCTTTGCTCAGGGgtttttaaag gacATAAATAAAGCCTTGGAGAAGAATACATATTTAACTGGACAGAGCCTAAATGTGACTGATGTTGCtgcatattatgttttataccCTCTTATT GAGCGGCTCTCAATCACAGAACGTGAAGGACTAATGCATCTGTGCCGATGGACGAGGCACATACAAGCACAGCCAAGAGTGTGCACAAACCAGGCTCCTCTAACTCTGAACACTCTGAATCTCTCAATATTAGCACCTGCCGTACATTAA